From Alligator mississippiensis isolate rAllMis1 chromosome 1, rAllMis1, whole genome shotgun sequence:
TGCAGAGATTGAGGCGAGCGCTGGAgagcagtctcaccaatgccctTCGGCATCTGGAGCATGTCCGCACAGTCAGGTGGGGGGCTCGGCATCATCTCcccctggacccaccagtgctgtgggacAGAGCAGCCCTTAGAGAGCATCTTTCTTCCTTTAAGCAGACGCCTCTGGTCTGCTCCTGCACCCGTTAGAGCATGAAGTGATTCCAGCAATGCAGTGACTAACATGGAGTTTCTCCTCCCCCCGCAGCAGGTGCCTGGCTGCCTTCCCGAGCTGAGCAGCAGACTTCTGCAAACCTGGAGCCCCCACAGACTTGCCCAGGGAGTCAGGCTGAGATGGATGCCCTGAGACCTGAGGATGCCCAGTGGCACCAGAGTGAGGGGAGGCCCCAAAAGCAGAAggagccctgcccccagcacaggaAAACCTTAAACTGCCCTAGGGCTTTGCACAAGATGAGGCAGTCTGGGGAGAAGCCCCACGTGTGCGcagagtgcgggaagagcttcccCTGTCTCTTGACCCTGAGCACTCACCGCAGGGTGCATTGTGGAGCGCCCACCCACCGCTTCACCCAGcgtgggaagagcctggtgtgCAGCTCGGGTCTGGTCAAGCACCAACCTGTGCAGGGGGACAAGCATCAGTACCGCTGTGTCCCGTGTGGTAGGACCTTCagccatttttcctccctggctcagcactggCGCGTCCATTTGGGCAGGAAGATGCACCGCTGCACCAAGTGCAGGAAGAGCTTTGCCACCCggcaagacctgtcccagcaccagtgtgtgcagaGCGGGCAgcagccacaccactgcaccgagtgtggaaagagcttcaggcagccctccaaCCTGGCCAGGCACCAGCGCATGcatacaggggagaagccacatcagtgctcggtgTGCGGGAAGAGATTCACCAGATCCAGGTCCATGGCCGAGCACCaccgtatccacacaggggagaagccgcatcagtgctcggtgtgtgggaagagattcaggaGTTCTGGCCGTATGGCCCGACACCAGGTCAgccacaccggggagaagccacatcagtgccccaagtgtgggaagagcttcgcccAGTCTAGGTCCCTGGCCATGCACCACCgtctccacacaggggagaagccacatcagtgctcggtgtgtgggaagagattcactcAGTCTagccacctggcccagcaccaccgTATCCACGGAGGGGAGAAGCCGTATCAATGCtcggtgtgtgggaagagcttcaccagatCCAGCTCTATGGCCCGGCACCAgcgtgtccacacaggggagaagccatatcagtgctctgagtgtgggacgAGATTCACCCGATCCAGCTCCCTGGCCAAACACCAgcgtgtccacacaggggagaagccacatcggt
This genomic window contains:
- the LOC109282185 gene encoding zinc finger protein 883-like isoform X2 is translated as MLRNYQALVSLGYRGPTPDLICQLQQGQGELGGCAGQEPGESSRREDLAAAGAWLPSRAEQQTSANLEPPQTCPGSQAEMDALRPEDAQWHQSEGRPQKQKEPCPQHRKTLNCPRALHKMRQSGEKPHVCAECGKSFPCLLTLSTHRRVHCGAPTHRFTQRGKSLVCSSGLVKHQPVQGDKHQYRCVPCGRTFSHFSSLAQHWRVHLGRKMHRCTKCRKSFATRQDLSQHQCVQSGQQPHHCTECGKSFRQPSNLARHQRMHTGEKPHQCSVCGKRFTRSRSMAEHHRIHTGEKPHQCSVCGKRFRSSGRMARHQVSHTGEKPHQCPKCGKSFAQSRSLAMHHRLHTGEKPHQCSVCGKRFTQSSHLAQHHRIHGGEKPYQCSVCGKSFTRSSSMARHQRVHTGEKPYQCSECGTRFTRSSSLAKHQRVHTGEKPHRCSECGTRFTRSSSLAKHQRVHTGEKPHRCSVCGKSFTRSSSLAKHQRVHTGEKPHRCSVCGKSFTRSSSLAKHQHVHTGEKPYQCLVCGKSFTRSSSLAKHQHVHTGEKPHRCSVCGKSFTRSSSLAKHQRVHTGEKPHRCSVCGKSFTRSSSLAKHQRVHTGEKPHRCSVCGTRFTRSSSLAKHQHVHTGEKPYHCSECGTRFTRSSSLSKHQRVHTGEKPHQCLLCGKSFTRSSSLSQHQRIHTREKPHHCSECGRSFRHSSSLVLHQRIHTQEHP